Proteins encoded within one genomic window of Cucumis sativus cultivar 9930 chromosome 3, Cucumber_9930_V3, whole genome shotgun sequence:
- the LOC101221406 gene encoding small RNA-binding protein 11, chloroplastic has translation MEAIRKAMAITSNRRVLPSLFPPPSRLVSYRGIATKLFVGGLSYYTTDKGLSEAFSQYGQVIEATVVMDRVSDKSKGFGFVTFASLDEAHTALSEMNGKPLNGRVIFVNYAKPTTSSRGAIPIARGPPEEKTDK, from the exons ATGGAGGCGATCAGAAAAGCGATGGCAATAACCTCCAACCGTCGTGTTCTTCCCTCTCTATTTCCTCCGCCGTCTCGGCTCGTCTCTTATAGAGGCATAGCTACGAAGCTTTTTGTTGGTG GACTCTCATATTACACTACGGACAAGGGACTGTCAGAAGCCTTTTCCCAATACGGTCAGGTTATTGAAG CTACAGTTGTGATGGACAGAGTCTCTGATAAGTCAAAGGGATTCGGATTTGTCACCTTTGCATCCTTAGACGAAGCGCACACGGCACTGTCAGAGATGAACGGAAAG CCTTTGAACGGAAGAGTTATTTTTGTGAACTATGCAAAACCAACAACCTCTTCTCGTGGTGCAATTCCTATAGCGAGAGGACCCCCTGAGGAGAAAACTGATAAATGA